The Sandaracinaceae bacterium region TTTGGGGGCGGCAACCGCATGGCCCCTGCGGACGGAGCTGGCTTTCACGCGGTCTTCGACTCGGCTCTGAATCACCGATCCGATCGCATGTACAGCTTCGCTGGAGCAGACACCGGCGCACCGTGCCCCGATGCGACTTGCGAGGTGCGTGTCGTCGACCTCGTGGTCGGCGCAGCTGACAGCACCGCTCTCGCTGGCTACTTCGAAGCGAACGTCGACCTGGGTGGTGGAACGCGCTTCGCCACGGGGGGCGCCGACGGCTTCATCGTGCGCCTGGGCCGCTGACCAGAAAGCAGGGTGCAAGGAGAGCCCGTCGTTGAAACAGGTTCAACCACCGCTGTATGCTCGTCCAGACGTGTTCGACCGATGCGCAGCCCTGCGCGCGGCGAGCCTTCTGGAGGTCAGGGGATGGACCGCTTCGACGTATCTAGCTTTTATCGCTCCACGCTGATCGCGGCGTTCGCGCTCGCGGCGACCGCCTGCGACGGCGGCTGCTCGGGCTGCGAGTCCTGCGGGCTCACGCCCATACCGGGGGCGTTTCCTCTCGAGCACCGGATCGAAGACTCGGCCCAGGTCCGCCTGAGCTCGAGCGGGATCTCGTTCATCGAGGACAACATCGGCGCGATCGTGATGACGTTCATGCCCGACGGGCTCGACTTCGACGTCGACCGCCAGGAGGTGGACGCCGGCATCACCATCACGATCTGCGAGGACAGCGACTGCACGGCGCACCTCGAGATCGACTCGCTGGAGATCTCCCCGACCGACCCGAACATCCTGCGGGCCCACATCGAGCTCATCCTCGATAGCCGCAACCGCGCAGGCGAACGATCCGCATGGAACGGGACCTGTGACCTCGACCTCGACAGTCGGCGCGGGAGCCGGCCCGTCGTCGGCTTTGACGCGGACATCCGCTTTGCCGGGATTCCGACCGACGATCCGGTGAGGGCGGCGCGGAGGGGCTACACGGAGATCATCGTGGAGAACGCGACCCTCTCCCCAGGACAGGGGATCGAGGACGAGGACATTCGAATCTCGGGCGGGTTCCTCGGCTCGTGCGCGGCGCTGAACCTCGGATTCATCAAGAACTTCATCATCGGAATGGTCGAGGACCAGGTCGATGGCCTCGTCGACGACGCGGTGAACGACGCGCTCTGCCAGAAGCGAGGCGAGTACCAGTGTCCGACCGGCACGTTCTCCGTCCCGGACGAAGACCCTGGCTCGACCTGCCGCTTCGAGAACAACGAGGACGCGGCCTGCGTGCCGATCCTGCTTGGCACCGATGGTCGCGGTGATCTCGGGGGCTCGCTCATCGGCGGCTTCTCCCCGGGAACCCACGCCTACATGCAGTTCCAGCTCGCGTCGGGCGGAGACGGCGAAGCCGTGAACGAGGGCATGAGCCTCTTCTTCTACGGCGGCTTCATGGGCATGGACCGGACGTTCACCGAGACGCCCGCACACAACCCGTGCGTCCCCGTGGTCGAGCCGCCCGCCCTCCCGGAGATCAGCCGCGCGGCGGCGTTCCGCGGGAACGTGATCCCCGGCACCACGACCGAGACCCACCTCGGCATCGGCATCGCCGAGGACTACATGGACTACGCCGGGTACGGCTTCTTCGACTCCGGCGCGCTCTGCATCGGAGCTGGGACGCGGTTGAGCCAGCAGCTCAGCACGGGCCTCGTCTCGGCCGCGATCATGTCGCTGCCGGACCTGACCTTCCCGGAGGAGAACTCGGCGCTGACCATCGCGGTGCGGCCGCAGCAGCCGCCGGACTTCACGGTCGGCGCGGGCACCGAGGCGGATCCGCTCCTGACGATCACCCTGCCCGAGGCGCAGATGGACTTCTACGTCTGGAGCACCGAGCGCTACATCCGCTTCATGACCTTCCAGACGGATCTCGTGATCCGGATGAACCTGGTCATCGAGGAGGGCGAGATCGTGCCGATGATCCTCGGCATCGACGCGACGAACTCGTCGGTCACGAACAGCGAGCTGCTCCAGGAGCGCGCGGAGTCCCTCGCGGGCACGCTCGAGACGCTCATCAGCTCGTTCGCGGGGATGCTCACGAGCGGGATCAGCCCGATCGCGCTGCCCGACATCATGGGCTTCAACCTCGAGGTGCCCGACGGCGGCATCACGCAGGCGACCGAGGGTGAGGACCGCTTCCTCGCCATCTTCGCCAACCTCGCGCTCGCGGGCCCGATGCCCTTCACCTCGCCGGTGGAGACCACGCTCCGGGTGAGCGACCTCGAGCTGGACCGGGAGTCGATGGATCCGGAGCACTGGGCCGAAGGCGAGGGCAACCGCGCCTGGCTGCACTTCGCGGCCGAGGGCCCGCTCGGGGTCGAGTACGAGTACAGCTACCGGATCGACGGCGGCCCCTGGTCGCGGTGGACCACCGACGAGCGGCTCCAGATCGCGGACGAGATCCTGCTCCTGCAGGCGCGTCACGAGATCGAAGGCCGCGCGCGCGTGCTCGGCGAGCCCGGCAGCGTCGACCCGACGCCGGCCCGCGCCGACCTCGTGATCGACATCCTCGCGCCCACCGTCACCGCGGAGCGCACGTTCGAGGGCATCGAGGTCGACGCGACGGACA contains the following coding sequences:
- a CDS encoding MYXO-CTERM sorting domain-containing protein, yielding MDRFDVSSFYRSTLIAAFALAATACDGGCSGCESCGLTPIPGAFPLEHRIEDSAQVRLSSSGISFIEDNIGAIVMTFMPDGLDFDVDRQEVDAGITITICEDSDCTAHLEIDSLEISPTDPNILRAHIELILDSRNRAGERSAWNGTCDLDLDSRRGSRPVVGFDADIRFAGIPTDDPVRAARRGYTEIIVENATLSPGQGIEDEDIRISGGFLGSCAALNLGFIKNFIIGMVEDQVDGLVDDAVNDALCQKRGEYQCPTGTFSVPDEDPGSTCRFENNEDAACVPILLGTDGRGDLGGSLIGGFSPGTHAYMQFQLASGGDGEAVNEGMSLFFYGGFMGMDRTFTETPAHNPCVPVVEPPALPEISRAAAFRGNVIPGTTTETHLGIGIAEDYMDYAGYGFFDSGALCIGAGTRLSQQLSTGLVSAAIMSLPDLTFPEENSALTIAVRPQQPPDFTVGAGTEADPLLTITLPEAQMDFYVWSTERYIRFMTFQTDLVIRMNLVIEEGEIVPMILGIDATNSSVTNSELLQERAESLAGTLETLISSFAGMLTSGISPIALPDIMGFNLEVPDGGITQATEGEDRFLAIFANLALAGPMPFTSPVETTLRVSDLELDRESMDPEHWAEGEGNRAWLHFAAEGPLGVEYEYSYRIDGGPWSRWTTDERLQIADEILLLQARHEIEGRARVLGEPGSVDPTPARADLVIDILAPTVTAERTFEGIEVDATDIVSAADALEYRYEIDGAWTAWSSDAVRTLEEDATVTRVEVRDEAGNVGRSQHALIRGLPNSAAGDGCGCSAPGAGSKLPLGALGLLALLGIALGRRRAREVPRRRRRVPFLSLFSVMALTALLASGCECGTNMPDGPCAGGCAPASPPADPTGSACCEAQDMCVEYNVDELCEPGFTCPVDNVEMDAESCGFSCSSCEEKPPLPPGQLATYLDAVVDDAGTVYVSGYSPGAPGVPYGDLVFGQWNGTAVDWEIVDGAPEGPVTGGPSGWRGGVFAPGDDVGQWTSMVQQDGSFLIAYYDVDNGALKLAAGGPGGTWATHTIDAAGDSGRYASLVLTEAGVPVVSYLRIAEDTETPGNIRSAVMVATANLANPSAETDWTVTEIAAGPMACRPEFCTTGTTCIEDGQCVTPTSDCSADCASGDVCFNGSCRTGLPAGYVEDMPPALGLYTSLADAGGGQLALVYYDRSSGNLYGAAFDGAAWGAPFLIDGYALMDPDVGDSGMSANLFVDSAGLWHVAYVDGTEETLRYAQVQPDGTVVLREVVDDGSTDGTARFTDGRHIVGDDASIVVEEGGAVRIAYQDATAQDAVVAVRPAGGGDWAIAHFDTEDSTGYWIEQELLGTVSYAVMWWRSRDGRNIVDGIRVVTLE